Within Claveliimonas bilis, the genomic segment TTTTCCACCTGTGCAATTGCTGCTTTTTGCATTGGAATACGGCAATTTTTGTTGCTTCCAAACTCAACAATTACGTCATCGTCAGTCAGGTCGATCACTACGCCATAAAATCCGCTGGTAGTCAATACTGTATCTCCTACCTCCATGTCAGCGATCATAGCTGCGAGCCTTTTCTGTTCCTTTTTCTGCGGTCTCATAAGAATAAACCAGAAACCACCGATAATGACAACATATATAAGGATAATCCCGATGGGACTATTCAGGAAGCTTCCGGCTGCTAAAGCATAATTCATAAATAAATTCCTCCTACCATTTCTATCTTATGCACTGTTATTATCATACACAATAATACTGTTTTCATCAAGTACTTTTTGTGTCATCTTTCTATTTCCCCTGACTTAGCATGCCTTCCAGAGTCCTTTTCTTAAACTCCTTATAGGTTCCCTGTTCAATCGCCTCCCGAATCTCTTCCATCAGATGATTGTAGAAATAGAGGTTATGAAGCACGCACAGGCGCATTCCCAACATTTCCTTCGCTTTCAGAAGATGACGGATGTAAGCGCGGGAATAAGATCTGCATGCAGGGCATCCGCATCCCTCCTCGATCGGACGGTCATCCAGCTCATATTTTGCATTAAAAAGATTTCTCTTACCCTGTTTTGTATAAACATGACCATGACGTCCGTTTCTGCTTGGGTAAACGCAATCAAAGAAGTCTACCCCTCTGTCCACGGCTTCCAGGATATTAGCCGGCGTACCGACTCCCATCAGATAAATTGGTTTGTCCTGTGGAAGATGAGGCACGACAGCGTCCAGAATCCGATACATATCCTCGTGAGACTCTCCAACAGCAAGGCCTCCGATCGCATAGCCCGAAAGATCCATCTGCCGGATCTCATCTGCATGCCGGATCCGGATATCCTCATAAATTCCTCCCTGGTTGATACCGAAGAGAAGCTGATGGGGATTGATCGTATCCGACAGGCTGTTCAGCCTCTCCATCTCTTCTTTGCATCTTGCCAGCCATCTCGTTGTTCTTGCCACAGACTGCTCGATATAGTCCTTTTTGGCCACACTGGAAGGACACTCGTCAAAAGCCATAGCAATGGTAGACCCGAGATTTGATTGAATCTGCATACTCTCCTCAGGACCCATAAATATTTTGTGTCCGTCAATATGTGACTGGAAGTATACGCCTTCTTCTTTGATTTTTCTAAGACCTGCAAGGGAAAATACCTGAAACCCTCCGGAATCTGTCAAAATAGGCCTGTCCCAGGACATAAACTTGTGAAGTCCGCCCAACTGTCTGACAATCTTATCTCCTGGCCTCACATGAAGATGATAGGTATTAGATAACTCCACCTGTGTTCCGATCTGTCTTAGATCATCTGTAGAAACAGCTCCCTTGATGGCTGCCACAGTACCTACATTCATAAATACAGGGGTCTCAATGACCCCGTGTACTGTATGGAGCCGCCCTCTGCGGGCCTCTCCGTCTTTCTTTAATAATTCATACATATCCGTATCCTCTTTTAATAGTGGCATACAACCGGAGTACCTGCCTCAATATTGGCATATACCGTCGGAGCTACAGAAGGCGGCAGGTTTACACAGCCGTGGGAACCATGGGATAAATACCAGTCCCCTCCAAAAGTTGGCTGCCAGCTTGCATCATGCAATCCGATCCCTCCATTAAACGGCATCCAGTAGGATACCGGCGACTCCCATTCATAAGTGCCGTCCTCATTCTTAGGTCCCCGCAGGGTCGTATCCTGCTGTTTATATGCAATAGAATAAGTTCCCTGAGGAGTTCCGTTTCCCTGATTGGGATTTCCCGTTACACAGTCCGTCTCCACTACACACTGACCATTAACAAATACCCACACATGCTGGTTTGTCAGATCAATCTCCACATAACTTGTACCAAAATCGTTGCCCTCATGAGAAGCAGCCCGTCTTGCATACTGCGGCTCTCTTGTAACGGTTTCCGCTTTTTCGATATTTGCCGTCAAAGCAGTATACTCTGCCTCCTGGTCAATCTGCCATCCATAGCTTCCGCCTTCCACCTGTGCGGTATTTCCCGAACCGGTTGTAATTGTCCTTGTCTTCCCATAAGTATCGTATTTATTGGCAAGATCCTGAATATAAGCGCGTACTGCATCCTGATCAAAGGTAACATTCATGCTGTCATCTACTGTAACCCACTGTGAGATCACAGACGAATCCACCACCTCTGTATAAGGGCTGAAGTCGTATGTAATGTGGGCCCCAAGATAACTGTTCATTTTATCCTTCGCCGCGATCACTTCCTCGGATTCCGATGTAAAGGCCGGCAGAATATAGCATCCCGCCTCTTCCATATCAAGTGTGCTGACAAAGCCTCCGACTGCTGTTTTCACAGCTTCCGTAAACTTCTCTGTATCAATTTCTGATCCCACCACTTCCGGCTGAATCACAAATTCTGTATTTTCGAATACCGGCCGGGCCGACTCGGATTTCACCTGTTCTTCCGGATCCATACAGGTCAGGTTATTCAATACTTCTGTCAGTTTACTTTCATCGAACTCCACCCCTACCGGTGCTGTAATCTCCGGGTGATCCCAGAGCGCAGTGATCCACAGCAGCGGATTTTGCTCCTTCAAAAGCTTATTCAGCTCATCACCTTTTACGTATTCCAGATCAATATCGGTGCCGTCGATCACTTCTGTTCCGCCGTCAATTTCCTCCAGCGTCAGCTCATAGTCTGCAACCTGACCTTCCATATATTTTTCAACCTGCTCCACGGTTTTAGCTGAAAATTCCGTCCCGTTGATCTTCGTAAAAAAATAGAAATGGCTGTTAAAAAACAGCGCCGCTCCAAGATAGGCAAGAATCAGTACTCCTACAATGATCAGGATGATCCTCACCGCAAGTTTCTTGCGGCGAGGACGTACCAGACGCGGATCTTCCTCGAAATCATCTTCCTCATCCGGAAGTTCTGTTTCTTCCGCATCTGATTCTAAGTTTTCTTCGTCTTCTTCCCTGTCTCTAAAATCACTTTCATCGAAAGATATAACGCCGCTGTCATAATCCATCCAATCTTCCGGATTTTCTTCTGCTTCTTCCGCATCTTCCTCATCCGTCTCTTCTTCTGTTTCTGCAGCCGGTTCCTCCATTTCTCCTTTCCGAAGTTCTTCCTGAAGTTCTTCCAGCGCCTCTTCATCTGTATCATGACTATTTACTTCCTCCTTTAGATCGGAGTTGTTAATTTCATCATATATTTCCTTCATTGTCTCCTGGACAATTTCATCTGAAGAGCGCTCCATGGGGTCTACATTTTTTTCTTTGTCACTCATTTATGAATTACTCCTCTTTTTTAACTCAATATGTAGTCATTATAGTGTTCTGCCAATCTCTTGTCAACAAGCCGTCCGCCCTTTATAATAAAACTTAATAACTTTTAACATTTATTTTAAATATGACAAAGGAGATTTTTGTACC encodes:
- the tgt gene encoding tRNA guanosine(34) transglycosylase Tgt is translated as MYELLKKDGEARRGRLHTVHGVIETPVFMNVGTVAAIKGAVSTDDLRQIGTQVELSNTYHLHVRPGDKIVRQLGGLHKFMSWDRPILTDSGGFQVFSLAGLRKIKEEGVYFQSHIDGHKIFMGPEESMQIQSNLGSTIAMAFDECPSSVAKKDYIEQSVARTTRWLARCKEEMERLNSLSDTINPHQLLFGINQGGIYEDIRIRHADEIRQMDLSGYAIGGLAVGESHEDMYRILDAVVPHLPQDKPIYLMGVGTPANILEAVDRGVDFFDCVYPSRNGRHGHVYTKQGKRNLFNAKYELDDRPIEEGCGCPACRSYSRAYIRHLLKAKEMLGMRLCVLHNLYFYNHLMEEIREAIEQGTYKEFKKRTLEGMLSQGK
- a CDS encoding L,D-transpeptidase family protein; translation: MSDKEKNVDPMERSSDEIVQETMKEIYDEINNSDLKEEVNSHDTDEEALEELQEELRKGEMEEPAAETEEETDEEDAEEAEENPEDWMDYDSGVISFDESDFRDREEDEENLESDAEETELPDEEDDFEEDPRLVRPRRKKLAVRIILIIVGVLILAYLGAALFFNSHFYFFTKINGTEFSAKTVEQVEKYMEGQVADYELTLEEIDGGTEVIDGTDIDLEYVKGDELNKLLKEQNPLLWITALWDHPEITAPVGVEFDESKLTEVLNNLTCMDPEEQVKSESARPVFENTEFVIQPEVVGSEIDTEKFTEAVKTAVGGFVSTLDMEEAGCYILPAFTSESEEVIAAKDKMNSYLGAHITYDFSPYTEVVDSSVISQWVTVDDSMNVTFDQDAVRAYIQDLANKYDTYGKTRTITTGSGNTAQVEGGSYGWQIDQEAEYTALTANIEKAETVTREPQYARRAASHEGNDFGTSYVEIDLTNQHVWVFVNGQCVVETDCVTGNPNQGNGTPQGTYSIAYKQQDTTLRGPKNEDGTYEWESPVSYWMPFNGGIGLHDASWQPTFGGDWYLSHGSHGCVNLPPSVAPTVYANIEAGTPVVCHY
- the yajC gene encoding preprotein translocase subunit YajC, whose protein sequence is MNYALAAGSFLNSPIGIILIYVVIIGGFWFILMRPQKKEQKRLAAMIADMEVGDTVLTTSGFYGVVIDLTDDDVIVEFGSNKNCRIPMQKAAIAQVEKANQD